A single region of the Halosegnis marinus genome encodes:
- a CDS encoding DUF6338 family protein encodes MALGNLVGLNILSVILLIVPGVIGIKLYLYLRKTVDQYSRLDSIVGSIVLSLVSLILHYVLISVASRAWLTADGLTGLGIGTIIHGYLSIVALCLLLAGLLATIQHYLTPKLGSGRALEVRETVAATWPYTAVHDQLSRFGRPDATPRVEVWDHMFQQELLDDPLAKVVTTEGAIVEGEVMIRGNTVQSRDLLIDFEGHIPSHNENGALSNNETQYVYLHEQDISFISFGEIPDVDDEERDQGRRSERDHPTGGDVDEAMLDVVVEYVENINTNDPEEIKKRLHKTSPELTEDQIDDRLEALGYKG; translated from the coding sequence ATGGCACTAGGGAATCTTGTCGGGCTCAATATCCTCTCGGTTATCCTGCTTATCGTACCTGGTGTTATCGGCATCAAGCTCTATTTGTATCTCCGCAAGACCGTCGACCAGTACTCACGACTTGACTCGATTGTCGGCAGTATCGTGCTTAGTTTGGTCTCGCTGATTCTTCATTACGTCCTCATCAGTGTGGCGTCTCGAGCCTGGCTGACGGCGGACGGATTAACAGGCTTGGGGATCGGAACGATCATTCACGGATATCTCTCTATCGTTGCATTGTGCCTGTTACTGGCGGGTCTCCTTGCGACTATTCAGCATTATCTCACCCCGAAACTCGGATCCGGCCGGGCACTGGAAGTCCGAGAGACAGTCGCAGCGACATGGCCGTACACGGCGGTGCATGATCAACTTAGCAGGTTTGGTCGCCCCGATGCAACACCTCGCGTTGAGGTGTGGGACCACATGTTTCAACAAGAATTATTAGACGATCCCCTGGCAAAAGTCGTGACAACTGAAGGGGCGATTGTCGAGGGAGAAGTAATGATAAGGGGGAATACAGTCCAGAGTCGCGATCTCCTCATCGACTTTGAGGGGCATATACCCAGCCACAATGAGAATGGGGCATTATCTAATAACGAGACCCAGTATGTGTATCTTCATGAGCAGGATATCTCGTTTATTTCATTCGGCGAAATACCGGATGTAGATGATGAGGAGCGGGATCAGGGACGCCGCTCAGAGCGCGATCATCCAACAGGCGGTGATGTGGATGAGGCGATGCTTGATGTCGTCGTTGAGTATGTAGAGAATATTAACACCAATGATCCTGAAGAAATCAAGAAACGACTCCACAAGACATCGCCAGAGCTTACCGAGGATCAAATAGACGATCGGCTGGAAGCTCTCGGATACAAAGGCTAG
- a CDS encoding DUF1156 domain-containing protein translates to MSQEPDQRERTEFPIERGFPIEQLNDIAEKESYGGARQWYRPIYTMHKWWARRLGSVFRAISLYSLLDDPADVDVFEPGADSQLGDFTSGAPDIANLIDEISLEQSDSLWSLYPKDVRLGDKKVLDPFMGGGTSLIEASRFGAEVHGQDINPVAWFISKKEVDTGHTDPEALQDAYETIEESVKEELKSHYKTRCPNEPDTHDADLMNSLWVKQLDCTSCGEVVPLFGDYRVGKGRFDHDDKYHVYCPDCESVVLCDDWRSESTCGNCGYEFIPQEGTVSGSKYTCHDCGHKYSVTEAIQEQDGYKLKYYATEYHCPDCEEDKSYGRSAAKGYRAATDFDIDQFEASKAEWQQRDELHQYVPTEEIPKGAITVSSSINGNDVFQHGYETWADMFNERQKLCLATILSEIDAIENENAREYLLLTFTDFLCRNSMMCAYSQSANQVNHLFKTNSFDPPMRPTESNVWGADYGTGTFESTWRKVIRGVKWGREPTDRYIEYPDKDGYPMVPRSASRQEPDTIETEPFNYPVGQNTTVSQGDVRSISATDEYDAIITDPPYYDNVMYADLSDYFYVWQKILLEDEYEWFEDDQTPKQESIVTNPFLGKDEEDFESDLHEAFSVLREAIKEDGILTFTYHHSGPESWGELLQSLCEAGFEVTATYPISVDIAKFIGGETVDFDIVIVARPAGDKEQISWRNLRRKIMRTTKQIHARLTETRDLSEANISVIEMGRAFHEYSKYHGEVRRGDEIMDAKDVVDGIYGILRDASDIGELDVYLDLADTASPSYSDLNMLVKGTDADPDRMRDMKLYRMNGSDFELLDWTDDDRIAYIQSRVNGDDASHLTALDKAHFLRYRFERGETTENYVNKWGVRDGLRDMCESLAEITGDETYRRLLGGDSSLSQY, encoded by the coding sequence ATGTCCCAGGAGCCAGATCAACGGGAGCGTACCGAATTCCCGATCGAGCGCGGGTTTCCTATCGAACAATTGAATGACATTGCAGAAAAGGAGAGCTACGGTGGGGCCCGCCAATGGTACCGGCCGATTTACACCATGCACAAGTGGTGGGCTCGACGTCTCGGTAGTGTCTTTCGGGCGATCTCTCTGTACTCGTTACTTGATGATCCGGCCGATGTCGACGTGTTTGAACCGGGAGCAGACAGCCAGCTTGGGGACTTTACAAGTGGCGCCCCCGACATCGCGAATCTAATCGATGAGATATCGCTAGAGCAATCGGATAGCCTCTGGTCGCTGTATCCGAAGGATGTTCGACTAGGCGACAAGAAGGTTCTCGATCCGTTCATGGGCGGCGGAACGTCCTTGATCGAGGCGTCGCGATTTGGCGCCGAAGTACACGGGCAAGATATCAATCCTGTCGCATGGTTCATTTCGAAGAAGGAGGTAGACACTGGACACACTGACCCCGAGGCGCTCCAGGATGCTTACGAAACGATCGAGGAGAGCGTCAAGGAGGAGCTGAAAAGTCACTACAAGACACGCTGTCCGAACGAACCAGACACCCACGATGCTGATCTGATGAACAGCTTGTGGGTCAAGCAGCTTGACTGTACGTCGTGTGGTGAAGTCGTCCCTCTATTCGGCGATTATCGAGTCGGGAAGGGCCGGTTTGATCACGATGACAAGTACCACGTGTACTGTCCTGATTGCGAATCAGTCGTACTCTGTGACGATTGGCGGAGTGAGTCTACGTGCGGGAATTGTGGGTACGAGTTCATCCCGCAGGAGGGGACCGTCTCCGGCAGCAAGTACACGTGCCACGACTGCGGCCACAAGTACAGTGTTACGGAGGCGATTCAAGAGCAAGATGGCTATAAGCTGAAGTACTACGCAACTGAGTACCATTGTCCTGACTGCGAGGAGGACAAATCCTACGGGAGAAGTGCAGCAAAGGGGTATCGCGCAGCCACTGACTTCGATATTGACCAGTTCGAGGCTTCAAAGGCTGAGTGGCAACAGCGCGACGAACTTCACCAGTACGTGCCCACCGAGGAGATCCCCAAAGGAGCGATTACTGTTTCGTCCAGCATCAACGGGAATGACGTCTTCCAACATGGCTACGAGACATGGGCAGATATGTTCAATGAGCGCCAGAAGCTCTGTCTGGCCACAATCTTATCTGAGATTGATGCTATCGAAAATGAAAACGCTCGAGAGTATCTCCTCCTCACGTTTACCGACTTCCTGTGCCGCAATTCGATGATGTGTGCGTACAGTCAGTCGGCAAACCAGGTGAACCACCTGTTCAAGACGAATTCGTTTGATCCCCCAATGCGGCCGACAGAGAGTAATGTCTGGGGCGCTGATTACGGCACCGGAACGTTTGAATCCACGTGGCGGAAGGTGATCCGTGGTGTCAAGTGGGGTCGAGAGCCCACGGACCGGTACATCGAGTATCCGGATAAAGACGGATACCCAATGGTGCCAAGAAGTGCCAGCCGTCAAGAACCGGACACAATTGAAACAGAGCCGTTTAACTACCCGGTGGGGCAGAACACGACGGTCTCACAGGGGGATGTCAGATCGATCAGCGCCACTGACGAGTATGACGCGATTATCACGGACCCGCCATACTATGACAATGTCATGTATGCAGATCTCTCCGATTATTTCTATGTCTGGCAGAAGATCCTGCTTGAGGACGAATACGAGTGGTTCGAGGACGATCAGACGCCAAAGCAGGAGAGTATCGTAACAAACCCGTTCTTAGGCAAAGACGAGGAGGACTTTGAATCAGATCTTCACGAAGCCTTCAGCGTGCTTCGCGAGGCGATCAAGGAGGACGGCATCCTCACGTTCACATATCACCACAGCGGGCCGGAGTCGTGGGGTGAGCTCCTCCAGTCACTCTGTGAAGCTGGCTTCGAAGTCACGGCTACATACCCGATTTCCGTAGATATTGCAAAGTTCATTGGCGGGGAGACAGTCGATTTCGACATCGTCATTGTCGCTCGGCCAGCCGGCGACAAAGAGCAGATCTCGTGGCGGAACCTCCGCCGTAAGATCATGCGTACCACGAAACAGATCCACGCTCGCCTCACCGAAACACGAGATCTCTCAGAGGCGAATATCAGCGTCATTGAGATGGGCCGTGCGTTTCACGAATATTCGAAGTATCACGGGGAGGTTCGGCGCGGCGACGAGATCATGGACGCAAAAGACGTCGTAGATGGAATCTACGGCATCCTCCGTGATGCGTCCGACATTGGGGAGCTAGATGTCTATCTCGATTTGGCCGATACTGCGTCGCCATCCTACAGCGACTTGAATATGCTCGTGAAGGGGACCGATGCGGATCCTGATCGAATGCGTGACATGAAGCTCTATCGGATGAATGGAAGTGATTTCGAGCTACTTGACTGGACTGACGACGACAGAATCGCATATATACAGTCCCGCGTGAACGGGGACGACGCGAGTCATTTGACTGCTCTGGACAAAGCACACTTCCTTCGGTATCGGTTCGAGCGGGGAGAAACGACTGAGAACTATGTGAACAAGTGGGGGGTCCGTGACGGCCTGCGCGATATGTGTGAGTCACTGGCCGAGATCACTGGAGACGAGACCTATCGCCGACTACTGGGGGGCGACTCTTCGTTGAGCCAATACTAA
- a CDS encoding CRISPR-associated endonuclease Cas3'' — protein sequence MADFSDFDRVIARERDSGDELLATHANQVRDRMLSLGYFVDEPVGTDGLAPNTVASVIGLLHDFGKVAPPFQQYIRGGLPDPKPIRLSYHARLGAYATAAALQALGVEEDTQLAGWAAVLRHHGQLPNLAGRTVDTLTAELDSDGSHAWARRQATMIDQTTTCRSEANELLERATNGRVSWGAFFEQLESGALPDRLGDTVSGMGRGWDPAPKRIPDGTYDKMVRYWSALTLADKSAAGQIGMEALEPEPLSIDSIDRYLEDQQEQSHRNTEVAVREAMQGDVDPTDEASLNALREAGRQRVRANAAAVADHDVGLLTLPTGLGKTFSGLTGAFELADRLQTDRDRDSPPPIIYALPYTSIIEQTREIFEDEEIFNADPLGPTFTVHHYLSETMTYLDTERGEDGAPLGNVDYRRAELLAESWRSGAVLTTFVQLFESLAGPTNSEGLKLPALHDAVIILDEPQTLPLRWWPTIRRLSRLLIDTFDARIISMTATQPTLFTQGGFDTYSLLSGEQSASDETARSGSQGGLEEYAYDAAARVTYDVHSSVDQWLPGEDAQPIGYSEAASDIVESALQGAGQSVVSVCNTIASGQTLATAVEAAFDSRDASVTHLGAVCKSALQSLDTGGESLPDPEAVATRALQQLGFTETDDDSWVATDMAPDAVVGTFSSRFRPLDRRVLIQMADRLTTADHPFVFVSTQAIEAGVDISFAHAYRDIAPMDSIVQTAGRCNRSFEWGSEAGEVTIWTLAPVSEADPDSDADELPSKYIYEPRVLSYVAELLVSHRDATSDGSITATTFEREAVPDYFDFVAEGEYFDAELCQLVDDAEAETLGFESLIDQSYETVDVLVAVTDADRRRLEALMDALATGDRGAGFDRLKEFNDLRVSVPVSSFDDALRAHPRVDGRPPSDPEGVRVLAHFGSEDRARYQLEDGGFIGTEEGVSGQFTYS from the coding sequence ATGGCCGACTTTTCTGACTTTGATCGGGTGATCGCTCGCGAACGCGATAGCGGTGATGAGCTGTTGGCGACGCATGCAAACCAAGTGCGGGATCGGATGCTGTCGCTCGGTTACTTTGTCGATGAACCAGTCGGTACAGATGGCCTGGCCCCCAACACCGTGGCCAGTGTGATCGGGCTGTTGCACGACTTCGGGAAGGTAGCTCCTCCATTCCAGCAATATATTCGCGGTGGCCTGCCCGATCCGAAGCCAATCCGCCTCAGTTATCACGCCCGTCTGGGCGCGTACGCGACGGCTGCGGCGCTGCAGGCGCTTGGTGTCGAGGAGGATACGCAGCTTGCTGGCTGGGCGGCGGTGCTTCGGCATCATGGCCAGCTTCCGAATCTCGCGGGCCGAACAGTAGACACGCTGACTGCGGAACTCGATAGCGATGGCTCGCATGCGTGGGCACGACGGCAAGCGACGATGATCGATCAGACGACTACCTGTCGGAGTGAAGCGAATGAGCTGCTCGAGCGAGCGACAAACGGCCGAGTCTCGTGGGGAGCGTTCTTCGAACAGCTTGAGTCGGGAGCCCTGCCTGACAGGCTCGGTGACACTGTCTCGGGGATGGGGCGTGGGTGGGATCCGGCCCCTAAACGCATCCCCGATGGCACCTACGACAAGATGGTGCGCTACTGGAGCGCGCTCACGCTGGCCGATAAGTCGGCTGCCGGCCAGATCGGGATGGAAGCGCTTGAGCCCGAGCCCCTTTCCATTGATTCGATAGATCGCTACCTCGAGGATCAACAAGAGCAAAGCCATCGAAATACGGAGGTTGCGGTTCGTGAGGCGATGCAAGGCGATGTCGACCCAACAGACGAAGCCTCGTTGAACGCGCTCCGGGAGGCGGGTCGACAACGTGTCCGAGCGAATGCGGCGGCGGTTGCGGACCACGATGTCGGACTCTTGACGCTCCCGACTGGGCTGGGCAAGACCTTCAGTGGGCTCACCGGCGCCTTCGAGCTGGCCGACCGATTGCAAACAGATCGCGACCGTGACAGTCCGCCACCGATCATCTACGCGCTGCCGTACACCTCGATTATCGAGCAAACGCGGGAGATCTTCGAAGACGAGGAGATCTTCAATGCCGACCCGCTTGGCCCGACGTTCACCGTCCACCACTATCTCTCGGAGACGATGACGTACCTCGATACCGAACGAGGCGAGGATGGTGCGCCGCTTGGCAATGTGGATTACCGACGAGCGGAGCTCCTCGCAGAAAGCTGGCGCTCGGGCGCCGTCCTGACGACCTTTGTACAGCTCTTCGAGAGCTTGGCTGGCCCGACGAATTCGGAGGGCCTCAAACTCCCGGCGCTACATGACGCCGTAATCATCCTGGATGAGCCACAGACGCTGCCGCTCCGATGGTGGCCAACGATTCGCCGGCTGTCTCGGTTGTTGATCGACACGTTCGATGCGCGGATCATCTCGATGACGGCGACGCAGCCGACACTGTTCACCCAGGGTGGGTTCGACACGTACTCGCTGTTGAGTGGTGAGCAGTCGGCGTCGGATGAGACGGCACGATCTGGGTCACAGGGAGGACTCGAGGAGTACGCCTACGATGCAGCTGCCCGCGTGACCTATGATGTCCACTCCTCTGTTGATCAGTGGCTGCCGGGGGAAGATGCCCAGCCGATTGGATATTCGGAGGCAGCCAGCGATATCGTCGAGTCAGCCCTCCAGGGCGCTGGCCAGTCGGTCGTGAGCGTCTGCAACACCATCGCGAGTGGGCAGACGCTCGCGACGGCTGTTGAGGCGGCGTTCGATAGCCGGGATGCATCGGTGACTCACCTCGGTGCCGTTTGTAAAAGCGCGCTGCAGTCGCTCGATACTGGCGGTGAATCGCTTCCCGATCCTGAGGCGGTTGCAACACGAGCCCTCCAACAGCTCGGCTTCACTGAGACGGACGATGATAGCTGGGTAGCAACAGATATGGCCCCAGATGCAGTCGTGGGGACGTTCAGCTCACGGTTCCGGCCCCTTGATCGTCGTGTCTTGATCCAGATGGCTGACCGCCTGACAACGGCTGATCATCCATTTGTCTTTGTGTCGACCCAGGCGATCGAAGCGGGTGTCGACATCAGCTTCGCGCACGCCTATCGCGATATCGCACCGATGGACAGCATCGTCCAGACGGCCGGCCGGTGTAATCGCTCCTTCGAATGGGGCAGTGAAGCTGGCGAAGTAACGATTTGGACGCTCGCACCGGTCTCGGAGGCAGATCCAGACAGTGATGCAGATGAGCTTCCATCGAAATACATCTACGAGCCACGGGTGCTCAGCTACGTCGCAGAGCTCCTCGTGAGTCATCGCGATGCGACATCGGATGGATCCATCACGGCGACGACGTTCGAGCGGGAGGCTGTGCCTGATTACTTCGATTTCGTCGCTGAGGGTGAGTACTTCGATGCGGAGCTGTGCCAGCTCGTCGATGACGCGGAGGCTGAGACGCTCGGGTTTGAATCGCTGATCGATCAGTCCTACGAGACGGTCGATGTCCTTGTGGCCGTGACGGATGCCGACAGACGCCGACTGGAGGCGCTCATGGACGCGCTGGCTACTGGTGACCGCGGGGCTGGCTTCGACCGACTGAAGGAGTTCAACGATCTCCGAGTGTCGGTGCCTGTTTCTTCGTTCGACGATGCACTACGTGCGCATCCGCGGGTTGATGGCAGGCCACCCAGTGATCCCGAAGGAGTCCGCGTGCTCGCTCACTTCGGGTCGGAGGATCGAGCACGCTACCAGTTGGAGGATGGTGGTTTTATCGGCACCGAGGAGGGCGTGAGTGGCCAATTTACCTACTCGTAA
- a CDS encoding Fic family protein, translating into MAETPLSEEAPGEYIPYGRRPYYSPDPLPPDASFELDSEFHQLLRDTVLQLGQLKGIGQETRTNPLLYTVMVRREAVESVVLEGADTDLEQVFRTQEIDHGQTVKKDVQEALNYERTIEQGAEAIADGRAISIELLQELHASLMEGARGHCEHPGAFRNGPMNLPPAGSFQEPFVPPASDKVPGLMENLIDFITTDQSIDDLLAIAIAHYQFETIHPFEDGNGRLGRILITLQMIDKGYLSRPYLYPSAYFNRHKVQYAERMRAVSEYGEWLPWLRFFIEGIRSQAAEAEERTRELQRLQREYERQYGREQTAADRLAMRLFEQPYVMTTDVEELLGVSQPTARRAIAELEAEGILEETTGKDRYQEFKAVDIFDVLDRPLTSTES; encoded by the coding sequence ATGGCAGAAACACCCCTCTCCGAGGAGGCCCCTGGGGAATACATTCCGTACGGGCGTCGGCCGTACTACTCACCTGACCCACTTCCACCGGATGCTTCGTTTGAATTGGATAGTGAGTTTCATCAGTTGCTCAGAGATACTGTCTTACAGCTAGGTCAATTGAAAGGAATCGGCCAGGAGACCCGCACGAATCCACTTCTGTATACGGTGATGGTCCGCCGAGAGGCCGTCGAGTCTGTCGTGCTTGAGGGCGCTGACACCGATCTTGAACAAGTATTCCGGACACAGGAAATCGACCACGGTCAAACGGTGAAAAAAGACGTTCAAGAAGCGCTCAACTATGAGCGGACGATTGAACAGGGCGCTGAGGCAATCGCTGACGGAAGGGCGATTTCGATCGAACTCCTCCAAGAGCTGCATGCGTCACTGATGGAGGGTGCACGTGGGCATTGCGAGCACCCTGGTGCGTTCCGAAACGGGCCGATGAACCTCCCGCCAGCTGGGAGCTTCCAAGAGCCGTTTGTGCCTCCAGCCTCTGATAAGGTGCCTGGGTTGATGGAGAATCTCATCGACTTCATCACGACCGACCAGTCGATCGATGATCTGCTTGCGATCGCGATTGCCCACTATCAGTTTGAGACAATCCACCCATTTGAGGACGGTAATGGACGGCTCGGTCGGATTCTAATCACGCTCCAGATGATCGACAAAGGATATCTGTCGCGACCATACCTCTACCCGAGCGCGTACTTCAACCGACACAAAGTCCAGTATGCGGAGCGAATGCGCGCTGTCAGCGAATACGGGGAGTGGTTGCCGTGGCTCCGCTTTTTCATCGAGGGGATCCGCTCACAGGCAGCCGAAGCCGAGGAGCGAACGCGGGAACTGCAACGCCTGCAGCGAGAGTACGAACGACAGTATGGTCGGGAACAGACAGCTGCCGACCGACTTGCAATGCGATTGTTCGAACAGCCCTACGTGATGACGACTGATGTCGAGGAGCTCCTCGGGGTGTCACAACCGACGGCCCGGCGTGCAATCGCAGAGCTGGAGGCTGAAGGGATTCTCGAGGAAACAACGGGGAAGGATCGCTACCAGGAATTCAAAGCCGTAGATATCTTTGACGTCCTCGACAGGCCACTTACGAGCACTGAATCGTAG
- a CDS encoding AAA family ATPase codes for MAVWRLNTNDTEEDPLDDGGRAPLHDRAGVTHSESYLNKAQRPTAGDHIFSHQKGVGIVAYGTVLSDEPTIVEDPEEMYYEDAASENQLEILWHYVLPEERAVTFETVRKVFDYDGGGMQGALTEFGDEDTLPNLIEAVRSNARARIDRPEPSDVQPIVESKDHHFNLAAIHSALWLFGDLAATPTAEETELAAEALVEYFCDWGPHRETDPSDHFRELELPEEELTSIFDTWTSDISVALEERCGATVDADTIAALGREIGYDSFPDLTHDYLLNYLWDTSAHLAELDVEPEAERRDDVSVFSGALSELPDEYIDHWRERDTADQPINEIRVQLLTAHLNGRLHPNKYEKIVTEVSDAHENNVMRSWRAYTVLGGAYYGLLGPRIRHHFTRLSNVLRVAVEDESLGSHIVTFQGAQSYLNQFGWLALYPDGEGTKHKDHYQLFLGIKPNRVRYGLHIGENVRDSDWRSFRDMDSEERPSGVPRISSVKAKLRQVKPEFDRLNTYGQGSGEETDLNPAAPLNTTLDPEEITGLHFPATMGETTESLLQKIQAALNSDNHIIFTGPPGTGKTELAEQAADQLLDADDSPYTGSHLTTATADWSTFETVGGYMPARDGDQELEFRPGQLLRRWKRNGHQQNDLTVIDEINRADIDKAFGQLFTVLSGQRVTLPYETYNEEEISIRPATEEDAPKPGQESQELPISEYVVPESWRLLATMNSYDKTSLYDMSYAFMRRFTFIRVDAPPIPDPDDTDPSPSDFLEGYLDGWSDIELGATDEAALGVIDAWRIMNGNEDARSLGPAIVKDMLGYVQALPLEDDDAIHKAVADAVVGYVFPQLEGMLDRQRGDVIDALATAGRIDEQTVRRGAAEQFRS; via the coding sequence ATGGCCGTCTGGCGGTTGAACACCAACGACACGGAGGAAGATCCGCTCGATGACGGCGGACGAGCACCACTTCATGACCGAGCCGGCGTCACCCACAGCGAGTCGTACCTCAACAAAGCACAACGGCCGACCGCGGGAGATCACATATTTTCGCATCAGAAGGGTGTCGGCATCGTCGCCTACGGGACCGTCCTCTCCGATGAGCCGACGATCGTCGAGGACCCAGAGGAGATGTACTACGAAGACGCGGCCAGTGAAAACCAACTTGAGATCCTCTGGCACTACGTCCTCCCAGAAGAGCGTGCAGTCACGTTTGAGACGGTCCGCAAAGTCTTCGATTACGATGGGGGCGGTATGCAAGGCGCCCTCACCGAATTTGGTGACGAAGACACACTCCCGAACCTCATCGAGGCTGTCCGGAGTAATGCTCGCGCCAGGATTGATCGCCCCGAGCCATCCGATGTCCAGCCCATTGTCGAGTCTAAGGACCATCATTTCAACCTCGCCGCAATCCATAGTGCCCTTTGGCTGTTCGGCGATCTCGCAGCCACGCCAACAGCCGAGGAGACAGAGCTGGCTGCAGAGGCCCTCGTAGAGTACTTTTGCGACTGGGGGCCACACCGTGAGACCGACCCCTCCGACCATTTCCGGGAGTTAGAACTTCCCGAAGAAGAGCTCACGTCCATCTTTGACACGTGGACATCGGACATCTCAGTCGCGCTCGAAGAACGCTGCGGGGCCACAGTCGATGCCGACACAATCGCTGCGCTTGGGCGAGAGATCGGCTACGATTCGTTCCCGGATCTCACCCATGATTATCTCCTCAATTATCTCTGGGATACGTCCGCGCACCTTGCCGAGCTTGATGTCGAACCGGAGGCCGAGAGGCGAGATGACGTCTCAGTATTCAGCGGTGCGCTCAGTGAGCTCCCTGACGAGTACATCGACCACTGGCGCGAACGCGACACCGCCGACCAACCGATCAACGAGATCCGTGTTCAGCTGCTAACTGCCCATCTCAATGGCCGCCTCCATCCAAACAAGTACGAGAAGATTGTAACGGAGGTGAGCGACGCCCACGAGAATAACGTGATGCGCTCGTGGCGAGCGTACACCGTTCTGGGTGGTGCCTACTATGGCTTGCTTGGCCCACGCATTCGCCACCACTTCACGCGCCTCTCGAATGTGCTTCGAGTCGCAGTCGAGGATGAGTCGCTTGGCAGCCATATCGTGACCTTCCAAGGGGCCCAATCGTACCTCAACCAGTTTGGCTGGCTCGCACTGTATCCTGACGGGGAGGGGACAAAGCACAAGGATCACTATCAACTATTCCTTGGAATCAAGCCCAACCGCGTCCGCTATGGGCTCCACATCGGTGAGAATGTTCGTGACTCCGATTGGCGGTCGTTCCGGGATATGGACTCTGAGGAACGGCCCTCTGGAGTACCCCGGATAAGCTCAGTCAAGGCCAAACTCCGCCAAGTGAAACCCGAATTCGATCGGCTCAACACCTATGGCCAGGGCAGTGGTGAAGAGACGGATCTGAACCCAGCCGCCCCACTCAATACTACGCTCGATCCCGAGGAGATCACCGGGCTGCACTTCCCGGCAACGATGGGCGAAACGACCGAATCGCTCCTCCAGAAGATCCAGGCCGCGCTCAATTCCGACAATCACATCATCTTCACCGGGCCGCCCGGCACAGGGAAGACGGAGCTCGCCGAGCAGGCTGCCGATCAGTTGCTCGACGCTGATGACTCACCATACACGGGAAGTCACCTCACAACGGCGACGGCTGATTGGAGTACCTTCGAGACAGTCGGTGGCTACATGCCCGCACGCGACGGCGACCAGGAGCTCGAATTCCGCCCGGGGCAGCTCCTCCGTCGGTGGAAACGGAACGGCCACCAGCAAAACGATCTCACGGTCATCGACGAGATCAATCGCGCCGACATCGACAAGGCGTTTGGCCAACTGTTCACCGTACTCTCGGGCCAGCGTGTGACGCTGCCGTACGAAACCTATAACGAGGAGGAGATCTCCATCCGGCCGGCCACCGAAGAAGATGCACCGAAGCCAGGCCAAGAGAGCCAGGAGCTGCCGATCTCCGAATACGTTGTTCCGGAGTCGTGGCGCTTGCTCGCGACGATGAACAGCTACGACAAGACGTCGCTGTACGACATGAGCTACGCGTTCATGCGCCGGTTCACATTCATCCGCGTGGATGCGCCACCCATCCCGGATCCCGACGACACCGATCCGTCGCCGAGTGACTTCCTCGAGGGGTATCTCGACGGCTGGAGCGACATCGAGCTCGGCGCCACTGATGAGGCAGCGCTTGGTGTGATCGATGCCTGGCGCATCATGAACGGCAACGAGGATGCTCGAAGTCTTGGCCCGGCCATCGTGAAGGATATGCTCGGCTACGTCCAGGCGCTACCACTCGAGGACGACGACGCCATCCACAAGGCAGTCGCTGACGCCGTCGTCGGCTACGTGTTCCCGCAGCTCGAGGGGATGCTCGACCGGCAGCGCGGCGACGTTATCGATGCGCTCGCGACGGCCGGCCGGATCGACGAGCAGACAGTCCGGCGGGGAGCCGCCGAACAGTTCCGGAGCTAA